A part of Gramella sp. MAR_2010_147 genomic DNA contains:
- a CDS encoding alanine/glycine:cation symporter family protein, with protein MSIVLINASQNLDEMINEKFKNATSWFIDGIFAEIPLTQNVGIPWVLIVLILGALYFTLYFRFVNITEFFTAIKVVRGNFEHLENPNPGEEIVEIKEDKSGPVKVVEGEGEVSHFQALTAAISATVGLGNIAGVAIALGIGGPGATFWMILIGLLGMSSKFVECTLGVKYREVNAEGTIFGGPMYYLKKGLKEKGFQKLGRFLAIIFAIMCIGGSFGGGNMFQVNQAFKLFEHVTGGTESIFHERGWIFGLIMAIMVGTVIIGGIRKIARVTDKIVPFMVITYILAVIVILGINYQEIPDAFQSIWNGAFNPQGIIGGFVGVLIQGFKRAAFSNEAGIGSASIAHSAVRTKYPASEGLVALLEPFIDTVIVCTMTALVLIITNVITPNMALNDEEGVLLTAQALESGISWFPYLLSFAVILFAFSSMISWSYYGYQAWSYLFGRGKKTEYAYKILFCIFTIIGAAATLGAVTDFSDAMIFAMLIPNMIGLFILSPKVAEELKRYRKLIASKI; from the coding sequence ATGTCTATAGTCTTAATAAATGCATCTCAAAATTTAGATGAGATGATTAATGAAAAGTTTAAGAATGCTACCAGCTGGTTTATAGATGGGATTTTCGCTGAAATTCCGTTAACTCAGAATGTTGGAATTCCCTGGGTTTTGATTGTTCTTATTCTGGGAGCTCTCTATTTCACCCTTTATTTCAGGTTTGTAAATATTACAGAATTTTTTACAGCCATAAAGGTAGTCCGCGGAAATTTCGAACATCTCGAAAACCCAAATCCAGGTGAGGAAATTGTAGAAATAAAAGAAGACAAATCTGGTCCAGTTAAGGTGGTAGAAGGAGAGGGAGAAGTTTCCCATTTTCAGGCATTAACGGCAGCAATCTCCGCAACAGTTGGTCTCGGTAATATTGCCGGTGTTGCCATTGCACTGGGAATTGGTGGCCCCGGAGCAACTTTCTGGATGATATTGATAGGACTTTTAGGGATGTCATCAAAATTTGTGGAATGTACTCTCGGCGTCAAATACCGTGAAGTAAATGCTGAAGGAACCATTTTTGGAGGCCCTATGTATTACCTTAAAAAAGGTTTAAAAGAAAAAGGATTTCAAAAACTCGGAAGATTTCTGGCTATTATTTTCGCCATAATGTGCATTGGTGGAAGTTTTGGTGGCGGAAATATGTTTCAGGTCAACCAGGCATTTAAACTTTTTGAACATGTAACCGGAGGTACTGAAAGTATCTTTCACGAGAGAGGGTGGATTTTTGGCCTCATCATGGCTATTATGGTAGGCACTGTTATTATTGGCGGAATTCGCAAAATCGCCAGGGTCACAGATAAGATCGTGCCTTTCATGGTAATCACCTATATCCTCGCGGTGATCGTTATTCTTGGAATAAACTATCAAGAAATACCAGATGCTTTTCAGTCTATCTGGAATGGAGCATTTAATCCGCAAGGTATTATTGGCGGATTTGTAGGTGTTTTGATACAGGGATTCAAACGAGCTGCTTTTAGTAATGAAGCCGGAATTGGAAGTGCTTCAATTGCTCATAGTGCGGTAAGAACAAAATATCCGGCGAGTGAAGGTCTTGTAGCCTTGCTTGAACCTTTTATAGATACAGTGATCGTTTGTACAATGACGGCGCTGGTACTTATTATCACGAATGTTATTACTCCAAATATGGCTTTAAACGATGAAGAAGGAGTATTATTAACTGCTCAGGCACTGGAAAGCGGAATCTCATGGTTTCCTTATTTATTATCATTTGCAGTGATCCTTTTTGCATTCTCCAGCATGATCTCATGGTCCTATTACGGTTATCAGGCCTGGAGTTATCTCTTCGGAAGAGGAAAAAAAACAGAGTATGCCTATAAAATTTTATTCTGTATTTTCACAATTATTGGTGCCGCTGCAACATTGGGCGCGGTAACAGATTTTAGTGATGCCATGATCTTTGCCATGCTAATTCCAAATATGATAGGATTATTTATATTAAGCCCGAAGGTGGCAGAAGAGTTAAAACGTTACCGAAAATTAATAGCATCGAAAATATGA
- a CDS encoding HD domain-containing protein encodes MSKSDIFNIVHKRLENDLPHYLTYHDADHTKSVIERSIFLAEKERLIESDIELIKVAALYHDAGFMLGRENHEEKSCKLATKELPDFNFSKEQIKTICGMINATRIPQKTHNIYEDIVADADLFYLGTHTYEYYSNKLFQELRHFQPKITEKDWLKIQLDFLQSHKFHTKYGIEILAPVKKTHLMKLVKKWTKLVE; translated from the coding sequence ATGAGTAAATCTGATATCTTTAATATTGTCCATAAACGCCTCGAAAATGATCTTCCTCATTATCTCACCTATCATGATGCCGATCATACAAAGAGTGTTATTGAAAGATCTATATTCCTTGCTGAAAAAGAAAGATTAATTGAATCAGATATTGAACTGATAAAAGTAGCTGCTTTATATCATGATGCCGGCTTTATGCTTGGTCGTGAAAATCATGAAGAAAAAAGTTGCAAGCTTGCCACCAAAGAGCTTCCCGATTTTAATTTTTCAAAAGAACAGATCAAAACTATTTGTGGGATGATTAACGCAACGAGAATCCCCCAGAAAACCCATAATATCTATGAAGATATTGTGGCTGATGCAGATCTATTCTACCTGGGAACTCATACCTATGAGTATTATTCAAACAAATTATTTCAGGAATTAAGACATTTCCAACCAAAAATAACCGAAAAAGACTGGCTCAAGATCCAGCTCGATTTCCTGCAATCACATAAATTTCATACAAAGTATGGGATTGAAATTTTAGCACCAGTAAAAAAAACGCATTTAATGAAATTAGTAAAAAAGTGGACTAAACTGGTAGAATAA
- the rlmF gene encoding 23S rRNA (adenine(1618)-N(6))-methyltransferase RlmF, translating to MHPENIHKDSYNFDALTVSNPELSKFVFINKYGTPTINFANSEAVLQLNKALLKHHYEVENWSIPKNYLCPPIPGRADYIHYLHDLLSEENIEGPIKGIDIGVGANTIYPILAHTIYGWKMLGTDIEENSVAIARSNVQANKNLIDHIEIRHQKDRGSIFKGVVKDAEFYHLSICNPPFHSSEKEAKKAAGRKIKNLNLDSSDLNFGGQANELWCNGGEALFIKRMIKESILFKNQVGWFTCLVSKKENLPKIHKQLKKLNADFRTIAMNQGNKKSRFIAWKFE from the coding sequence ATGCACCCAGAAAACATTCATAAGGATTCTTACAATTTCGATGCTCTAACAGTATCCAATCCTGAATTATCAAAATTTGTTTTTATCAATAAATATGGAACTCCAACCATCAATTTTGCCAATTCAGAGGCCGTACTACAATTAAATAAAGCATTGCTAAAGCATCACTATGAAGTTGAAAACTGGAGTATTCCCAAGAACTATTTATGCCCGCCTATTCCCGGACGAGCAGATTATATTCATTATCTGCACGATCTGCTTTCAGAAGAAAATATTGAAGGGCCCATCAAGGGGATTGATATTGGTGTGGGAGCAAATACCATTTATCCAATCTTAGCACATACCATTTATGGCTGGAAAATGCTAGGTACCGATATTGAAGAAAATTCTGTTGCAATTGCAAGATCCAATGTTCAGGCTAATAAAAACTTAATTGATCATATCGAAATAAGACATCAAAAAGATCGAGGCAGTATTTTTAAGGGAGTTGTTAAGGATGCTGAATTTTATCATTTAAGTATATGTAATCCACCTTTTCATTCTTCAGAAAAAGAGGCTAAAAAGGCTGCTGGCAGAAAAATTAAGAATCTAAACTTAGATTCTTCAGATTTAAATTTTGGCGGACAGGCAAACGAGTTATGGTGCAATGGTGGTGAAGCACTATTTATAAAAAGAATGATAAAAGAAAGTATTTTATTCAAAAATCAGGTTGGCTGGTTCACCTGTCTGGTTTCGAAAAAAGAGAATCTACCTAAAATACACAAGCAGCTTAAAAAATTGAACGCTGATTTCAGAACTATTGCAATGAACCAGGGAAATAAGAAAAGTAGATTTATAGCCTGGAAATTTGAATAA
- a CDS encoding rhodanese-like domain-containing protein, which translates to MKELSQEEWQEQQKNDNDSVILDVRTDEEVEEGYIPEAKIIDIYKGQGFIDEVEKLDKSKHYYIYCRSGKRSSQACTLLDQMGFAETYNLKGGFSEWEGDKTTD; encoded by the coding sequence ATGAAAGAATTAAGTCAGGAAGAATGGCAGGAGCAACAAAAAAATGATAATGATTCTGTCATTCTTGATGTACGTACAGACGAAGAAGTAGAAGAAGGATATATTCCTGAAGCAAAAATTATAGATATTTATAAAGGACAGGGATTTATTGATGAAGTAGAAAAATTAGATAAATCAAAACATTATTATATTTATTGTCGTTCTGGTAAGCGAAGTTCACAGGCGTGTACACTCTTAGATCAAATGGGATTTGCTGAAACATATAATCTTAAAGGAGGCTTTTCAGAATGGGAAGGGGATAAAACTACCGATTAA
- a CDS encoding NAD(P)H-dependent oxidoreductase → MSLEVNTKNTYNEDLNWRYATKKFDSEKEINEEDLNTLLESIQLSASSYGLQPYEVIVVKDKETREKLKSVAWNQTQITDASYLLVFANLTHVNEAYVNTYLDNIAETRNMSREDLQGMEDMIKNTTLKLPADAQNTWAAKQAYIALGNLLSAAANLKIDTCPMEGFDAEKFDEILGLKDRNLTTAVIAPIGYRSDEDQYQHLAKVRKSKSDLIDII, encoded by the coding sequence ATGAGCTTAGAAGTTAATACAAAAAATACTTACAACGAAGATCTAAACTGGCGGTATGCCACCAAGAAATTCGATTCAGAAAAAGAGATTAACGAGGAAGATCTAAATACTTTATTAGAAAGTATTCAATTATCTGCCTCTTCTTACGGATTACAACCTTACGAAGTAATAGTAGTAAAAGATAAAGAGACAAGAGAAAAATTAAAATCTGTTGCATGGAATCAGACTCAGATAACAGATGCCTCCTACTTATTGGTTTTTGCAAATCTTACACATGTAAATGAAGCTTATGTAAATACCTATCTAGACAACATTGCTGAAACCAGGAATATGAGCAGGGAAGATCTTCAAGGTATGGAAGATATGATCAAAAACACCACCCTAAAACTGCCTGCAGATGCTCAAAATACATGGGCCGCTAAACAAGCATATATCGCCTTAGGAAATTTATTATCTGCTGCTGCAAACCTAAAAATCGATACGTGCCCTATGGAAGGATTTGATGCTGAAAAATTCGATGAAATTCTCGGATTAAAAGACAGAAACCTAACAACAGCAGTGATTGCACCAATTGGATATAGAAGTGATGAAGATCAATACCAACATCTGGCCAAAGTAAGAAAATCAAAATCAGATTTAATAGATATTATTTAA
- a CDS encoding exonuclease domain-containing protein — protein sequence MKDVKFAITDIETTGNGIKGNRITEICIIVVQNGKVINEYSSLVNPSQAIPLYIETLTGINDEMVLHAPSFSEIAHEIEKITKDCIFVAHNVNFDYNIVRAEFTSLGKEYKRKRLCTVRLTRKLIPGLFSYSLGNICTSINIPHIDRHRAKGDCNATVTLFQRCLSLDPEFEVINQLLNQKTAASYLPPNFKSSDFEKLPAATGVYFFKDKDGRPLYIGKAKNIKTRIKSHFQEKSNRKYKLMQETYSIDYELTGSELLALLRESELILKYFPKFNKAQKKISRPYTLTSYHNQKGIEQFALHKNKIAPVSWMKFYTRDEAIKFMEFICEEFNLCPKYCGLQASAKVCDHYKINSCGGVCQNEISIEKYNKRVEKAIDYIGKYDDSCLLLEKGRTKEEKSFIYLNKGKYAGYGYIGPSDDFNHPEEFKNFLTPAKNSSYADRIVSRYLKVNRSFTKISLSDDDRSVDLIEHAGSVGSRPFRNSANRRAGGYENLQITRKIGLFSVH from the coding sequence ATGAAAGATGTCAAGTTCGCCATTACGGATATTGAAACCACAGGTAACGGGATAAAAGGGAACAGGATTACTGAGATTTGCATTATTGTAGTTCAGAATGGGAAGGTGATAAATGAATATTCCTCCCTGGTAAATCCAAGTCAGGCCATCCCCCTATATATTGAAACTTTAACCGGTATCAATGATGAAATGGTCCTCCATGCTCCATCTTTTTCCGAAATAGCACATGAAATTGAGAAGATCACGAAAGACTGCATATTTGTGGCGCATAATGTGAATTTTGACTATAATATTGTGCGTGCTGAATTTACCAGCCTTGGTAAGGAATACAAACGGAAAAGACTATGCACGGTAAGACTCACCAGAAAACTGATCCCCGGACTGTTTTCTTATAGTTTGGGAAATATTTGTACTTCGATAAACATTCCGCATATAGATCGGCACAGGGCAAAAGGTGATTGCAACGCCACGGTAACGCTTTTCCAAAGGTGTCTTTCTTTAGATCCCGAGTTTGAAGTTATCAATCAGTTACTGAACCAAAAGACGGCAGCTTCTTACCTGCCACCTAATTTTAAAAGTTCAGATTTCGAAAAACTTCCTGCCGCTACCGGTGTTTATTTTTTTAAAGATAAAGATGGAAGGCCTCTTTATATAGGAAAAGCAAAAAATATTAAGACACGTATAAAATCCCATTTTCAGGAAAAATCGAATAGAAAATATAAACTGATGCAGGAAACTTACAGCATCGACTATGAACTTACGGGCAGCGAACTGCTTGCCTTACTAAGGGAATCTGAATTGATTTTGAAGTATTTTCCGAAGTTTAATAAAGCTCAAAAGAAAATATCCCGCCCTTATACGCTTACCTCCTATCACAATCAAAAAGGAATTGAGCAATTCGCATTGCATAAGAATAAGATCGCCCCAGTGAGCTGGATGAAATTCTATACACGGGATGAAGCAATAAAGTTCATGGAGTTCATTTGCGAAGAATTCAATTTATGCCCAAAATATTGCGGTCTACAGGCAAGTGCAAAAGTTTGTGATCATTATAAAATTAATTCCTGTGGCGGAGTCTGCCAGAATGAGATAAGCATTGAGAAATATAATAAGCGAGTAGAAAAGGCCATTGATTATATTGGAAAATATGATGATTCCTGCCTTCTTCTGGAAAAAGGTCGTACAAAAGAAGAAAAATCATTCATTTATTTAAATAAAGGTAAATATGCAGGTTATGGATATATTGGCCCTTCAGATGATTTTAATCATCCGGAAGAATTTAAAAATTTCCTGACACCGGCAAAAAATTCCAGTTATGCTGATAGAATAGTAAGCCGGTATTTAAAAGTAAATAGAAGTTTTACTAAAATTAGCCTGAGCGATGATGATAGGTCAGTTGATTTAATAGAACACGCTGGTTCTGTTGGGTCCAGACCATTTAGAAATTCGGCTAATCGCCGGGCTGGCGGTTACGAAAACCTTCAGATTACGAGAAAAATAGGTCTCTTTAGTGTTCACTGA
- a CDS encoding DUF2807 domain-containing protein, with translation MKTLLLILIILMIPFQIKAQRKDKIKGDKQVVSTSGEIKESFNKLEISDNITVELQSANRNSYVLTADQNLLEEIEIEVRDETLRVSTKSKITGSKKLYLNLNIQHLNSLILNDQAIVKNSSKFKAEKLSIVLNNSAKIELDLDVQQNLEAYFSDNSGGKIDSDAGNILINMKNRSDLKAKFHTPNLKVNLENSADLKLDGSSNHAEYNLKDSSNLNAKKLKSQTAILNSKNRSDIHVDASKQIEIDAEGKSKIYVYGNPEINVKGLTDKSRIIKR, from the coding sequence ATGAAAACCCTACTATTAATTCTGATTATTTTAATGATTCCTTTTCAGATTAAAGCTCAGAGAAAGGATAAGATTAAAGGCGATAAACAGGTAGTTAGCACCTCTGGAGAGATTAAAGAAAGCTTTAACAAGCTCGAAATTTCTGACAATATTACGGTAGAGTTACAAAGCGCTAATAGAAATTCTTATGTTTTAACTGCAGACCAGAACTTACTGGAGGAAATTGAAATAGAAGTGAGAGATGAAACTTTGAGAGTTTCAACAAAAAGCAAGATCACCGGCAGTAAAAAACTTTATTTAAACCTCAATATTCAGCATTTAAACAGTCTTATTCTAAATGATCAGGCTATAGTGAAGAACAGTTCTAAATTTAAAGCCGAAAAGCTTTCTATAGTTTTAAACAATTCTGCGAAAATTGAATTAGATCTGGACGTTCAGCAAAATTTAGAAGCATATTTCTCTGATAATTCAGGGGGGAAAATAGATTCAGACGCGGGCAATATCCTTATAAATATGAAGAACAGGTCAGACCTTAAAGCGAAGTTTCATACACCAAATTTAAAGGTAAATCTGGAAAATTCTGCAGATTTAAAACTGGATGGCTCTTCTAATCATGCGGAATATAATTTAAAAGATTCTTCTAATTTAAATGCGAAGAAATTAAAAAGCCAAACAGCGATTTTGAATAGCAAAAACAGGTCTGATATTCATGTAGATGCTTCTAAACAAATCGAAATTGATGCCGAGGGTAAGAGTAAGATCTATGTATATGGAAACCCGGAAATTAATGTGAAAGGCCTAACTGATAAGTCCAGAATTATCAAACGTTAA
- a CDS encoding MarR family transcriptional regulator — MKIEELLKTKDTMSPSKKLALNLIVTANHISDKVQFAIKPFGISSQQFNVLRILRGQKNKPANLSTIQDRMVSKMSNTTRLVDKLVEKGLSERIVCPSNRRKIEIRITAKGLQLLKELDPIIENVENSFSENLNEKEIELLNTKLNELRS, encoded by the coding sequence ATGAAAATTGAAGAATTACTAAAAACAAAAGATACGATGTCGCCATCTAAAAAGCTGGCGTTAAATTTAATTGTCACCGCTAATCATATAAGTGATAAGGTACAATTTGCCATCAAACCTTTTGGGATTAGCTCTCAACAATTTAATGTTCTTAGAATTTTACGAGGACAAAAAAATAAACCCGCAAATCTTTCTACGATTCAGGACAGAATGGTCAGCAAAATGAGTAATACCACAAGACTGGTAGACAAATTGGTTGAGAAAGGTTTAAGCGAAAGAATTGTTTGTCCTTCAAATCGTAGAAAAATTGAAATACGAATTACGGCAAAAGGACTTCAATTATTAAAGGAGTTAGATCCTATTATTGAAAATGTGGAAAATAGCTTTTCAGAAAATTTAAATGAAAAAGAAATAGAATTACTAAACACTAAATTAAATGAGCTTAGAAGTTAA
- a CDS encoding outer membrane beta-barrel protein, with amino-acid sequence MNKALYTLVIALFCFSASNAQEFSFGLKGGPSYIMGGQITGRPGGGTDFSGTVEADSQFKYHGGGFFEVRFNKFLIRPEVIYSAMEVEFGFPTQPSTYSLDKVSVPLLLGYNVWGPVDIYAGPAYQKIIEVSLEGNEADQPVVAQNSPLAAQAGIKAAFGRFELDLRYDRTLATKEPYIINIVNGGQDGYGINTADFDDSRLNQILLSISFKIFDSAANPGRRKGGCYF; translated from the coding sequence ATGAATAAAGCACTTTATACACTTGTTATCGCTCTGTTTTGCTTTTCAGCATCTAATGCTCAGGAATTTAGCTTCGGATTAAAAGGTGGACCTAGTTATATTATGGGTGGTCAAATTACAGGTAGACCTGGAGGCGGCACAGATTTTAGTGGGACTGTGGAGGCTGACTCTCAATTTAAGTATCATGGCGGCGGTTTTTTTGAAGTTAGATTTAATAAGTTTTTGATCCGTCCAGAGGTAATCTACAGCGCTATGGAAGTTGAGTTTGGATTTCCCACCCAGCCATCTACTTATTCACTGGATAAAGTAAGTGTCCCATTGCTACTTGGTTATAATGTTTGGGGACCTGTTGATATATATGCAGGACCTGCATATCAAAAAATTATTGAAGTTAGTCTAGAAGGAAATGAAGCAGATCAGCCGGTTGTGGCTCAGAATAGTCCTTTAGCTGCTCAGGCAGGTATCAAAGCTGCTTTTGGAAGATTTGAACTGGATTTACGTTATGATCGTACTTTAGCTACAAAAGAACCTTATATCATTAATATTGTAAATGGAGGTCAGGATGGATATGGTATAAACACAGCAGATTTTGATGATTCCAGATTAAACCAAATACTTTTAAGTATTAGTTTTAAAATATTTGATAGTGCAGCCAACCCCGGTAGAAGAAAAGGTGGTTGTTATTTCTAA